One genomic segment of Myxocyprinus asiaticus isolate MX2 ecotype Aquarium Trade chromosome 14, UBuf_Myxa_2, whole genome shotgun sequence includes these proteins:
- the LOC127451123 gene encoding contactin-associated protein 1-like gives MDIKIIGSCLLLFLAFPHCSSRPCLDPLISPLYASSFHASSRYNFLYSAHFAKLYGSSGWSPSPRDRQPWMQIDLGRKYRIMAIATQGTFNSYDWITKYMLLYGDRFDSWTPYVMKGGNMTLPGNWNYYQVKRNVFHYAFTAKHLRIYPMGWNTDNGGKIGLRLEVYGCPYDSYVMQFEGDDMVAYSFPRGRMRTLQDHYALNFKTLEKDGILLHSEGLQGDSVTLELKTGRLYLHISLGSSTVHNTNGMTTMRLGNLLDTQHWHYVTIKRYGREVNFTLDSQTETTILNGEFQYLDLDKQIYVGGVIEKDVPHLPGKVNFRGCMENIFINGINIIYNTKYQEPEIRLAPKKTKMHYTCRDLLWKPMTFAGPNNYLQLPGFFRKNRLAVKFKFRSWDYTGLLMFTRFADDLGSLELGLSEGQVNVTLMQPGNKRLRFAAGYRLNDGFWHTVDLTAKDNLLTITIDEDESSPLKITNPFTVRTGDRYFFGGCPKTNNTVRCVTKLSRFHGCMQQIFIDDEPVDIDVMLQRKWGRYAEVLLGTCGITDRCSPNPCEHEGRCIQSWNDFLCVCNNTGYKGEVCHNSVYRESCEAYRLNGKYWSGNYTIDPDLSGPLKPFTVYCNMLQKSWTVIEHNRMKNTKVSGSTLDRPYIGEVQYVNASWDEVTALANTSLYCEQWIEFLCYKSRLLNTPHGRPYTYWIGRHNESHEYWGGAFPESGKCGCAVNQTCTDSKYWCNCDADYRQWHSDKGYLSFRDHLPVRRIVIGDTNRTGSEARYSVGALYCHGDRSIWNTIGITKPTYLTFPTFKPGTSADITFHFRTYRTNGVFLENSDDHLRNFIRIELNSTTEVVFIFMVGDGIRNVTHRSPKPLNDNEWHYVEAEINVKLARLKVDFFPPAIHKFPGQTYITMKFTQPLLVGAANHTLRPFLGCLRGLRMNGVPVDLEGKVDERAGIRRNCTGACLNVSIPCRNGGQCIDGYASYACDCNNTAFDGYYCHLDIGAFFDVGAWLRYDIRKEPISFDAWWANFWIEPHWHNFTLGYNTTTDDIEFSFSTLQAPAVLLYISSFGNDYIAVLLKKDGTLSLRYRLGIISYKFKLTDRNMADGFPHFVNITRHNYTIWTQVDYMDPWIEKLIPGEIPRFDSPKSIFLGRVMEVGGVDYEIQRHNSPGFMGCISGVRYNIFAPLKAYFRPNVTNPPVTTQGYVVESNCGAFPPVLGYVPWEDDPWFTGLFFYYIHDDVTPPWMTLIVTVSLMLLFLILYGLYIYLYRYKGSYHTNEPKQLESPSSARPLTDTLRKERKNLPEIEEESPNE, from the exons gGCCATGCTTAGATCCGCTCATCTCTCCTCTCTATGCGTCCTCTTTCCACGCATCCTCAAGATATAATTTTCTTTACTCTGCACACTTTGCCAAACTGTATG GGAGCAGTGGCTGGTCTCCGTCCCCTCGGGACAGGCAGCCATGGATGCAGATTGACTTGGGGAGGAAGTATCGTATCATGGCTATTGCTACTCAGGGTACCTTCAACTCGTATGATTGGATCACCAAATACATGCTGCTGTACGGGGACCGATTCGACTCGTGGACTCCATATGTCATGAAAGGAGGCAACATG ACGTTGCCTGGCAACTGGAATTACTACCAGGTGAAGAGGAACGTCTTTCATTATGCATTCACTGCCAAACATCTGCGTATCTACCCCATGGGATGGAACACTGACAATGGAGGCAAGATCGGCCTTCGGCTAGAGGTCTATGGCTGCCCTTACG ACTCATATGTGATGCAGTTTGAGGGGGATGACATGGTGGCATACTCATTCCCAAGAGGCCGGATGAGGACACTTCAGGACCACTACGCTTTGAACTTTAAGACCCTGGAGAAGGATGGCATTCTTCTGCACAGTGAGGGCCTTCAGGGAGACTCAGTCACTCTAGAGCTGAAGACTGGACGGCTCTACTTACACATTAGCCTGG GGAGCAGCACGGTTCACAACACAAATGGCATGACCACAATGAGGCTGGGCAATCTATTGGACACCCAGCACTGGCACTACGTCACCATCAAACGCTACGGCCGAGAGGTTAACTTCACCCTGGACAGTCAGACTGAAACCACCATCCTGAATGGAGAGTTCCAATACCTCGATCTGGACAAACAG ATTTATGTTGGCGGGGTGATTGAGAAAGATGTGCCCCACCTCCCTGGTAAGGTAAACTTCCGTGGCTGCATGGAGAACATCTTTATCAATGGAATCAATATAATCTACAATACAAAATACCAGGAGCCTGAAATTCGACTTGCTCCTAAAAAG aCAAAGATGCATTATACATGCCGTGACCTCCTCTGGAAGCCCATGACCTTTGCAGGGCCCAACAACTACCTGCAGCTGCCTGGGTTCTTCCGGAAAAACCGTCTGGCGGTGAAGTTTAAGTTCCGCTCCTGGGACTACACAGGGCTGCTGATGTTCACCAGGTTTGCAGATGATTTGGGCTCTCTGGAGCTGGGACTGAGTGAAGGACAGGTCAACGTCACTCTTATGCAACCTGGGAACAAGAGATTACGCTTTGCTGCAG GGTACCGTCTAAACGATGGCTTCTGGCACACGGTTGACCTGACTGCCAAAGACAACTTGCTAACCATCACTATTGATGAGGACGAGAGTTCACCGTTAAAGATCACCAACCCCTTCACAGTTCGCACAGGAGACCGCTACTTCTTTGGTG GTTGTCCCAAAACCAATAACACGGTTCGCTGCGTTACCAAGCTGTCTCGCTTCCACGGCTGCATGCAGCAGATCTTTATAGATGATGAGCCGGTGGATATAGATGTCATGCTGCagaggaaatggggcagatacgCTGAAGTGCTGCTGGGCACTTGCGGGATCactgatag GTGCTCTCCAAATCCATGTGAACATGAAGGCAGGTGTATTCAGTCCTGGAATGACTTTCTGTGTGTATGTAACAACACAGGCTACAAGGGGGAAGTTTGTCATAACT CGGTGTACAGAGAGTCATGTGAAGCCTACAGACTGAATGGAAAGTACTGGTCAGGCAACTACACCATAGATCCAGATCTGAGCGGTCCTCTGAAGCCTTTCACTGTTTACTGCAATATGT TACAAAAATCATGGACCGTAATTGAGCACAACCGTATGAAGAACACCAAGGTGAGCGGGTCCACTCTGGATCGGCCATATATTGGGGAAGTCCAGTATGTAAATGCATCGTGGGATGAAGTCACTGCTTTAGCAAACACATCCTTATACTGCGAACAGTGGATTGAGTTCTTATGCTACAAGTCACGCCTCCTCAATACTCCAC ATGGAAGACCTTATACTTACTGGATTGGTCGCCATAATGAGAGTCATGAATATTGGGGCGGAGCTTTCCCTGAGAGTGGAAAATGTGGATGTGCCGTCAATCAAACCTGCACTGACTCCAAGTACTGGTGCAACTGTGATGCCGACTACCGCCAATG GCACTCAGACAAGGGCTACCTGTCATTCCGAGATCACTTGCCAGTCAGAAGGATTGTCATAGGGGACACTAACCGCACCGGTTCAGAGGCTCGCTACAGTGTTGGGGCACTGTATTGCCACGGAGACA GGAGTATCTGGAACACTATAGGCATCACCAAGCCCACCTATCTGACCTTCCCTACCTTCAAGCCTGGCACCAGTGCCGACATCACATTTCACTTCAGGACTTACCGCACTAACGGAGTGTTTCTGGAAAACTCAGACGATCACCTTCGGAATTTCATCCGAATAGAACTCAACT CCACAACTGAGGTGGTGTTCATTTTCATGGTGGGTGACGGCATCAGGAATGTGACCCACCGCTCTCCTAAACCTCTCAACGATAACGAATGGCACTATGTggaggctgaaatcaatgtgaaATTGGCACGTCTCAAAGTAGATTTCTTCCCTCCTGCCATACACAAATTCCCAGGCCAGACTTACATCACCATGAAGTTCACACAACCCCTACTTGTAG GTGCGGCCAATCACACTTTAAGGCCTTTCCTGGGTTGTTTGAGGGGGCTGCGGATGAACGGGGTGCCTGTGGATTTGGAGGGGAAGGTTGATGAGAGGGCTGGAATACGGAGGAACTGCACTGGAGCATGTCTGAATGTCTCCATACCGTGTCGAAACGGAGGCCAGTGCATTGATGGGTATGCTTCATATGCCTGTGACTGCAATAACACAGCCTTCGACGGCTATTACTGTCACTTAG ATATCGGGGCATTCTTTGATGTGGGAGCATGGCTACGCTATGACATCCGTAAAGAGCCGATTTCCTTTGATGCATGGTGGGCAAACTTCTGGATAGAGCCTCACTGGCACAACTTCACCCTTGGCTACAACACAACAACTGATGACATAGAGTTCAGCTTCAGCACACTGCAGGCGCCAGCTGTGCTGCTGTATATCAGCTCCTTTGGCAATGATTACATCGCTGTCCTGCTCAAGAAAGATG GTACATTATCACTGAGGTACCGGCTTGGCATAATAAGCTATAAATTTAAGTTGACTGATAGAAACATGGCTGATGGATTCCCTCATTTTGTAAACATCACACGACACAACTACACCATATGGACACAG GTGGATTACATGGATCCATGGATTGAGAAGTTAATACCAGGAGAGATTCCCAGATTTGACTCACCAAAGTCTATATTCTTGGGCAGAGTCATGG AGGTGGGAGGTGTAGATTACGAAATTCAGAGGCACAACAGTCCAGGATTTATGGGCTGTATATCAGGGGTCCGCTATAACATATTCGCCCCGCTGAAGGCTTACTTCCGACCCAATGTAACCAATCCACCCGTGACAACTCAAGGCTATGTGGTGGAGTCTAACTGTGGAGCATTTCCCCCTGTCTTAGGATATGTCCCTTGGGAGGATGACCCCTGGTTCACTGGGCTGT tcTTCTATTACATTCATGATGATGTGACCCCACCTTGGATGACAT TAATCGTGACCGTGTCTCTAATGCTGCTGTTCCTGATCCTGTACGGCCTCTACATTTATCTGTACAGGTATAAAGGCAGTTATCACACTAATGAACCCAAACAGCTGGAGTCTCCCAGCTCCGCTCGGCCCCTCACTGACACTCTGCGCAAGGAGAGAAAGAACCTGCCAGAAATAGAGGAGGAGAGTCCCAATGAATAA